CCTGTCGTCCACTTAGCTACACAGACAGATTGCTCAATACAGAACTGCTATAAACTGACCCTACCTTGTTGTTCATCTCTGATTCTAGTTTGGTCATGTTTTCCTGAATATTGAAAAATTGTTGCAAATAATAGAACAGAAATACCGTTTCTACTGGTAAATTTTACTTGAAAGTTACAGACCATTCCCatggtttaactaccatgctaTTTCTCTTGTCGCAGGGTAGTAACAAGCAATTGACTAGTGACTTAAGCCAAGACAAATTTCTGTGGTAATTTACCTTGGTTCTAGCTATTTCATCAGTCAGGGAAGCTACCCTTTCCTTCTCTGCTGTTAGCTGTGTATTCAAACCTTCCACAGTTGAGTTTAGTGACTCCTGCATATACACAAAACTGGAATAATACATTTGACTGTACAATATATACCTCATTCTTTGCTGAGGTGTCCTTCAGCTCTGAGACCTCTCTTGTTAGTGTTTCGATTTGCTATCAACAGAGTAGTTGGATTAGTACAcattgtgtgtgtacacatgtgtatatgtacTTTGTCTTGACTGGAGAGTTTATTATCAGCTGAATCCAAATTTGACTGTAAGGAATTCTTCTCTGCTTCAAGTTCTGCTATAGTATTGTCCTATGCAGTAGACACATGAGTGTATGGATCAAAAAACATTAATGTTACCTTTGTCTTTGATTCTGACTGTAGTTGAGATACAGAAGATTCGCTGGCCACTTTGCCTTCTGTTTCCACCCTCAACTTTTCGTCCACTTCATTAAAAGAATTTCTCAACTACAAGACAATAAAATGAGCAATTGGTTTGTTGCAGTAACTGATTATAGCAAATGTGACAATTATTCCACCAACAGATGTTGTCAATTAAAACTAATTAATACCTCAGTGAGTTGTTGATCTTTCTTGCTGAGCTCAGCAACTTGATTTTCATTCTTATGCTGTAAACTAGCCAGCTCATTCTGTAGTTGCAGTTGTTGTTCAGAACTGGTCATCTCTAGCTTGACCAGAGCCTCACTCTAACCATACTATATCAGTAACAACATAATGACTAGCTCCAGTTCACCTTGGCCTTCAGCTGAGAGGTAATATTATTGACTTGATGTTGGGCTTGCTCCTGTACTGTCTTGATGCTTTCCTGTAGCGTAGTTTCCTGCTCCAGATTCTGTTGTTGGATCTGTGGAGACATACAAATCAGTGAAACACATGTAGGCATCTTACAGTAACAATTTGAGCTTGAAGAGATTCTTTCTCTCCCTTCACTGCTTTTAGCATATCCTGGGCAGTCTCAAGTTGCTGCTCTAAATCTTCTTGTACCCTCtccatttctttttctttttcagCCCAAGCTGCTCTCTGTCATACGACACCAATGATAACACAAAATTACATTGTAAATAAATGTGAAACTGTTTACTTTTGTTGAAATTTCAGTTGTAAACTTTTGGATTTGAGTGTTGGCGTTAGCCAAAGATGATGTTTCCTTCACTAACTGATCTTGTATCTGTTGGTTCTGTTCCTTGGCAGCCTCAACTTCTTCTTCCATCTAGCAATTAATGGTTGAAACTTTTAATAATACGATTACATAGATTTTTGAACCTACTTTGTCAATTTTCTGATTCAACTCAGCAACTTTGTCATCATATTTGACATAGTTTTGTTTGGCAGTCAGTAAAGCCGAGTCCAACTTCTCTTGCAAGCTTTTCTGCAGGTTTGAACCCCCCCATTACTGTTATACAAATTGACTATATAAATAATACAAACCTTTTCTTCTTCCAGCTGTGCAATGGCAGTAGAAGTACCCTCACCATTTTTAATCTATTGtggtaaatttcaatatataCCTGTTATAGCTTTAGTACATACCTTGGTGAACAGTTCAGTTCTCTCTTGTTGTAGGTGAGTGATGTTCTCCTGGAGATCAGTCAATTGAGCTTCAATAGACTTAACATGtgcttccctaccagtgacatTTAACACATAATCTGtgtgctactactactactaccttgTGCCAGCTTCATTTTCTAATTGCTCAATTTGTTTCTTTGCCTGCTTGGCATCTCGCAAGGTGTCTGACAATCGTGAATTCTACAATTGCAAgataaaaaaatgttttaataaAATGCATTATGATCTATGTGATCATGTAGAGAAAACCTTCCTAGTGCAGTACATATGGCTACTACATGTTTCATACCAGTTCAGTTTTCTCTGTTTGTGTCTGCTCCAGCTGTTGTCCTAATAAGGTAACATGATTATCTTTCTCCCTCAGCTCATTCTGGACCTGCCCAATGCGTAGAGTTGTCAATTATGATACACTAATAGGAAGGGAGATGGCTAACTTTTGTGATTTCTTCTTGTAAGTTTTGGTAATCTCTTTCCTTATTCTGCAGCTGTTCCTTCGACTGACCCATCAGGGACTGCACTGCTGTCAAGGCTGTTTGCAGGCTAGTCAAGTTAcaatagttagctagctagagTTTGGTAGGTTATGGGTACCTTTCCAGCTGCTGTGGTTTTGGAGCAGTGTTCAGTTGCTCTTGAAGTGTTCGTACTTGAGACTCAAGCCTTGAAAAGTTTAATATATAATGTTAAAACTTGAAACTGTAACCTACAAACATAGAAGTGCTCAAAACTTAAGGGGGACAAACACTGTGGATTTGTTACCAAAAAAATCCACCAAACTTTACTATCTAACACATTTGCTATTCAACCACTGTCTAGTTTCAATTATACCAAAACACATTTACTGTGAGGATGATTACATACTTCTCAATTCTTTCTGGTTTTGGTGCTGCAGCAATATCTAATTCCAACTGTCTGATTTTTGCTTCCCGGCTAGTAAAGATGACATTTAAAATGAAAAGAGCAAAGAGCTTTCGCTTACTCTTCCAGTTCTTCTGCTTTGGGAGCTCTCTGTAATTCACTTTCCAGCTGTTGACATTGACTGCTACTCCTATAAAACGTTGGCATCATTTTTTTTACTCTTTAAAATACAAATCACCTCCGCAATTCTTCAGATCTTCTCTGTGCTTCATCTTTAAGCTGTTGCAACTCTGTCTCAAGCCTAATAGATAACATTACTTGTTGTTAGTTGCAAAGAACAGGCATTTAACCTACCGATTTACATATTCTTGCTTTGGAGCTGACCGTAGCTCAGATTGGAGAGATTGAACAGTGTTACCTTGTCTGCATTGTATAATGGTAGCATGTTACAAGTAGCATAGTAATACTTACTCAACATATAGTTTCTTTTGCTCAGAGAGTTCACCTTGTAATCTTTCATTTTCACTTTTACAACTATATTATAATAGCAATAGTAATGGGTAGTCAGTTATAGTAACACTAACTGTTGGTATTGATCTGGAGTAGGATAAGTTGAATATTTCTCCTCTGTCAATTTTAATTGAGAGTCTTTGCTACATGTAATAATACACATACGACTAGTATCAAATTCTGTTCATGCTATTCGAGGCgattattatttacaactacTTCAatgtaacaaacaaatgtaTTGGAATACTTTACAACAACATACATAAGCAATGTCTACTAcatattacacagcatttcaaatattattgtattgtcAATCTGTCACAGTTATTTTCCAGCCCAAATGGATGTGTGTGCCACATTGATAGTACACTAAATTTGGTGTGTTTCTTGTTGGTCTCCAGGTATACATTGTTGCCCCATCAGGACACTTCGGTTTTCTACGTCTACGAGTACAACATCTCTTGATGTCATCATAATTGTGATAAACAAGTGGACCAGTAAACAAAGCATTGTTATTTTCATCTACTCCAGCAAACACCGTCTCATTGATACCCATCCCAGCAAATAGTTTTTGAAAATATCCCCCTTCTGGACTATCAGTGATGTACAGTGGATGATAGTTTGAAGGATCAGCAGAGTCATTACCACCTAGAACACAGAAGGTGTATCTCTTTCCTCGTTTTACTGTAAGATGTGGAACAAGACATCCATCTACATACCAAGCAATTCCCCAGCTAAAAGTTAAATTAGTGAGTGCTTCATAGCCACACGGTTCTCCAGTTTCACCAATGGTAAATACAAATCGACGACGTTTTCCAACTTTGTTTCTTCTGTTTCTACATGGCTCACAGGGAGGTGGTGGGGTGGTTGGTGGCATTGTTGGTGGAGTACCATCAACACGATAACGATCTCTACAACAATCCTGGGTAAATGCTTTATCACACTCATCTGCACCTGTGCCGTTCGCAAAATCAACAAAAACATGGGGAACAGCATGAAACCCTGTTGGGTGTCGAAATATAATTCCTTGGTTAACAGGTCCCATAGCCCATACCACCGCCTGTGGATCAGTTAAAATGATATTATTATCATGATCAGGGTTTGGGCTCTGCAGGGGTCTTGTATAAGTACACCAAAAAACTCCATCTAGTTCTCCTCCACTAGTCATGGCAAGATTATCAACTCCACCATTGTATCTTGTGTCCATACACACTCCCGACACCATTTCCTGTGATGCACCACACTGAGCATAAGCTGAAATGTAGTAATCTTGGACTGTCCATTTTCCATCGCCATCTCTCCAGCACAGGGTAGGGTCAGCATTTAACATGGATGTAACAGATGGAGATTTGCTAATTCCAAATCCCATAAAATAGTTATCAGGACGGTTATTCGAACACAGTGTTATCTCAGCATTTGCTGCAGTACTGTTGACACTCCAGCACACATCGTAGCCTTCTCTGAGGTTCTGACAGTACACTTTTCGCTCGCAAATCTTCTGGGTTTGCTTCCTGATGTTACCAAACGTTATGTGTCCAAAATTTGCAGTGACGCTTTTACACCAAATTGACAGCCAGTTTATTTCATTGATACCATACGAGTCCGGTAATTTTAGGTGTATCGTTTGATTGTCATAGGTAATCCCTCGAACAAACTGCAAAAACGTTCGATCTCCATGCATCACCGTAGCATCTACACCAACTGAGCTAGCGTCAGGACCGGTTTGTGGATTGTTGCCAAGATAAGCAAATACCGCAGGGCCAAGTCCATCGTAGTAGAAGTTATCGATCACTAAATGGTTGCAGGAAATGGCGTAGACCTTTCCACTGACGTCGTGAGCGAGTCTACTAAGTTCTCCCAGGAACTCTCGTCCCTCTGAGAGTGCAAATAGAACTAGCACAAGAACAAAGCGCATTACAGCTAACTcgctcaacaacaggctgaatAATATTTTCTAGCGGTTTTACGTAAGGGGAAGAATAGATTACGTCATTTGCGCATGTGTACAAATAACCGCTGAACAAAAATTGAtagatttattatttttatttatttattatcaatttttccaaagaaGGGTTCCACAAAAGGCTAGTTAGCCTGTACTAGATggtccccaacacagaacatacatacatatacacatacagagcatacatacatactagtctcgcgcagccagaccactatttcttcccacggcgcttatcgattagagattaaaAGCGCCTGCTCGctatttcgagcaggcgcttataatctctaatcgataagcgccgtgggaagaaatagtggtctggctgcgcgagactacatacatacatacatacacagaacatacatacatatacactcaAAACAAATTACAAATAAGAAATGATATAGCTATTTACAAAACAGAAAATGTTTAAGCTTATGCTTAAAACTGCCTGCAGTTGGCTGTGACAAAATTGTTGGAGGTAAGAAGTTCCATAGAAATAGCACAGCCACAAAGAATGAGTGCCTAAATGCGTTGATCGTAGAATACACAAGGTTTAAAGTTAAGGAATGAGATCTAGTAGATAGTGTGTTAAATTGAAAATATTTAGAGAAATCAATGGCTGTTCTCTTATGGAAGATGGAATACAGAGTCCAAATAGATATATAGTCACGATGTGCTTTGAGTGAGGGCCATCCCAGTTCATTGACACAAATAATTGAAGATTTGGACCATTTATTAGTAGATGAATCCCAAAAACTTTTGATCCAGCGTGCAGCCCTATGTTGTACAGACTCCAGTAAACTAATATCTTGAGCCGCGTATGGAGACCATATGGCACAAGCGTACTCTAAATGAGGTCTAACTAGAGCTTTGTAGGCACAAATTTTAGCAGCTTGTGTACAACCAAACATAGCACGACGTATACGATTCAGACACTTGGTAGCCTTACTGACAACATATTGACAATGATCATTCCACTTAAGTTTCGAGTTAATAATAACACCAAGATACTTCACCTTCTGGGACCACGAGATTGTATGGGATCCAATGGAGTAGGCAAAAGTGATAGGAGAGCGCTTATTGCTGATGTTAACAGCTTCACACTTTTTTGGGTTTAGCTTAGGGTGCCACTTAAGAGACCAAACATGGACACGTATTAGatcattctgtaacttgagACAATCTTCATAACATGACACCTGAAGATAAAGGGAGAGATCGTCAGCAAAATATTTGATAGACGAATCCTCAACAACATGTCTAATATCATCAATATATAAAATGAACAGAAGCGGGCCCAAAATGGAACCCTGAGGAACGCCAGAGGCTACAGGAAGCCATTTAGAGAACTGCCCATTTACAACAACTCGCTGAGATTTTGTAGTTAGAAAACATTTAGTCCAGTCAAGTAATTCACCAGAAACACCCAAGGACTGCAGTTTCAACAAAAGCCGATGGTGAGGCACACTGTCAAACGCCTTTGCAAAATCAAGGAATAAACAGTGAATACTGTCACGGCCCTCCAATGCTTTGGTCCAATCATGTACAGCCTCAAGTAAGAGGTGAGTAGCTGAGTGATTCTTACGGAAGCCAAATTGGTGAGTGCTAATTAAATTATGAGACTCTAATACCACAGTTAGCTCAGAATGTATAATACGTTCCATAGTTTTGATAACAACTGATGTTaagcttattattattattattattgggggtacaggtaagaaggcaaagcctgtaataacctgatctaaacaatcaaactacttcaaaaaataactatacaatatcatactggtaatcataataaaatctatctaggtgtgtcttaaacaaattggttgaattaACATTAACTGAATCAtgtgggagtccattccaatcatttataattcttactgaataaaagtgacagcatggcaagcaggtagcgtgtGGTTTGTAGATCTTTGCATCCTTTGATGACTGGACTGCTGTCAGGCCAAACAAAATCATTTCATGAACAGTTGATCGTCACtgccaacataattatattttatcAAGTGATCTCCAGCTCGCTAATTATGTGCAAAACATTGACTCTGTCACGGCAACATTTTAGCTACATTAGTTAAGTCGAAAaaaatttgtggtttacattaccaccccagcgatcctttcttgtttggtggcttttttttagcgatccctattccccacTTGAAATTTTTTATTTATCTTATTAGTTTAATAGCTAATAATGCTcatgcaatattattatagttcaGGGATGGTACACAAGGTGAGATCATTAGTGAGGTCATGAACCACATTTTTAGTGAGCACATGTACTTTTGTATGTGGGCATGCATATTGCAAGTTTTTAAAGCAACACAAGAAACAGGAAATTGGGACTACACAGTCAattattaaaatatatatatatatatattaacgATATATGCTTATACTTGGTAGCGCATTGAGACTAGAGCCGTTAATTATCTATGCTGGAGCGCAGAAATTATTATTAGAAAATGTCCTATTTTA
The Dysidea avara chromosome 7, odDysAvar1.4, whole genome shotgun sequence genome window above contains:
- the LOC136260049 gene encoding protein Skeletor, isoforms B/C-like; protein product: MRFVLVLVLFALSEGREFLGELSRLAHDVSGKVYAISCNHLVIDNFYYDGLGPAVFAYLGNNPQTGPDASSVGVDATVMHGDRTFLQFVRGITYDNQTIHLKLPDSYGINEINWLSIWCKSVTANFGHITFGNIRKQTQKICERKVYCQNLREGYDVCWSVNSTAANAEITLCSNNRPDNYFMGFGISKSPSVTSMLNADPTLCWRDGDGKWTVQDYYISAYAQCGASQEMVSGVCMDTRYNGGVDNLAMTSGGELDGVFWCTYTRPLQSPNPDHDNNIILTDPQAVVWAMGPVNQGIIFRHPTGFHAVPHVFVDFANGTGADECDKAFTQDCCRDRYRVDGTPPTMPPTTPPPPCEPCRNRRNKVGKRRRFVFTIGETGEPCGYEALTNLTFSWGIAWYVDGCLVPHLTVKRGKRYTFCVLGGNDSADPSNYHPLYITDSPEGGYFQKLFAGMGINETVFAGVDENNNALFTGPLVYHNYDDIKRCCTRRRRKPKCPDGATMYTWRPTRNTPNLVYYQCGTHIHLGWKITVTD